Proteins co-encoded in one Christiangramia fulva genomic window:
- a CDS encoding GIY-YIG nuclease family protein — protein sequence MEKRTKFTQQEIDILESLIKKRIKADRTEQKSIRNKMRKLGFYGSYFGISDLQPSDLQNLIRSRRITIVDHNKENNLNPEIKKTVVKEQGIKTSEEFEFLVFNPQKSSITDIPNEPGNYIVCLNKNSKLPEIGIEPELTKFKGLEVIYTGIAGTSLRKRDFKQHFTGNNAGTSTLRKSIGLLFGFDKIPRDKDPNTGKTKFKYDDELKLSEWMNSNLTLYFISNHKHNELENELIKKLNPPLNLSKNKSIINQDYRKKLSRLRRA from the coding sequence ATGGAAAAAAGAACAAAATTTACTCAACAAGAAATTGACATTTTAGAATCTCTGATCAAAAAAAGAATTAAAGCCGACAGAACCGAACAAAAATCTATCAGGAACAAAATGAGAAAACTTGGTTTTTACGGCTCTTATTTCGGCATATCTGATCTACAACCATCTGATTTACAAAATTTAATTCGCTCCAGAAGAATTACAATAGTTGATCACAATAAAGAAAATAATCTTAATCCAGAAATTAAAAAAACTGTAGTTAAAGAACAAGGTATTAAGACTTCAGAAGAATTTGAATTTTTAGTTTTTAATCCACAAAAAAGTTCAATTACAGATATACCAAATGAGCCTGGAAATTATATTGTTTGTCTGAATAAGAATTCGAAATTACCTGAAATTGGTATTGAACCAGAACTAACAAAATTTAAAGGATTAGAAGTTATTTATACCGGAATAGCAGGAACAAGTTTAAGAAAAAGAGATTTTAAACAGCATTTCACAGGTAATAATGCTGGAACTTCTACACTTAGAAAATCAATAGGTTTATTATTTGGTTTTGATAAAATACCAAGAGATAAAGATCCAAATACAGGAAAAACTAAATTCAAATATGACGATGAATTGAAATTATCAGAATGGATGAATTCTAATTTGACTTTATACTTTATATCCAATCACAAACACAATGAATTGGAAAATGAACTCATTAAAAAATTAAATCCACCACTAAACTTGAGTAAGAACAAATCGATTATAAATCAAGATTATAGGAAAAAACTATCGAGATTGAGAAGGGCTTAA
- a CDS encoding paraquat-inducible protein A: protein MSRILKQFLLILFAGALLLLAGWSSYSVYRYSSEAAEIKRDYSELNSITHGLMSVNLWRDHLTTMVLNRIDEFEFTEAQEDTLVIQVENILTAGIDKGADLLDQKQKGIKAKVRKFAVKALVPEDKIRALVPMFAQTIVNEIQKPENKEALKYVIKSKLQEYSDLTHDDSQEAELRLKTLLDKYEVEDLHGFNEKMPQKIEELEAQTYFHAFILLGIIGIFLVLWWLLRNQKALHTPLFIISVLVSLVVLFSGITAPMIEIDARFQHVDFQLIGESITFNDQVIFFQSKSILEVIGILFNTGKVDSYLVGLLILTFSIIFPISKLLATQIYLGGNEKTRKNKILHFFAFKSGKWSMADVYVIAIFMAYIGFQGIFDNQLSRLNMETNSLVSISTNKTSLQPGFLIFIGFVLFSLILSTILKRITALEKDPPLVTN, encoded by the coding sequence ATGTCCAGAATTTTAAAGCAGTTCTTATTGATTCTTTTTGCGGGTGCTTTATTGCTACTCGCGGGATGGAGCAGCTATTCGGTCTATAGATATTCTTCGGAAGCAGCCGAAATCAAAAGAGATTACAGCGAGCTCAACAGTATTACCCACGGATTAATGTCAGTAAACCTCTGGCGGGACCACCTCACGACCATGGTCCTCAATCGCATTGATGAATTTGAGTTTACAGAGGCCCAGGAAGATACTCTGGTGATCCAGGTTGAAAATATTTTAACCGCGGGCATTGATAAGGGCGCCGACCTTCTGGACCAAAAACAGAAAGGCATCAAGGCTAAAGTTCGAAAATTTGCAGTAAAAGCCCTGGTTCCCGAAGATAAGATAAGAGCTCTTGTTCCCATGTTCGCTCAAACTATCGTCAATGAAATTCAGAAGCCGGAAAACAAGGAGGCCCTCAAATATGTGATAAAAAGCAAGTTGCAGGAATATAGTGACCTTACTCATGATGATTCACAAGAGGCAGAATTACGGTTAAAAACCCTTTTAGACAAGTATGAAGTAGAAGATCTCCATGGGTTCAATGAGAAAATGCCGCAGAAGATTGAAGAACTGGAAGCTCAAACTTATTTTCACGCCTTTATACTCCTTGGAATCATCGGAATATTTCTTGTGTTGTGGTGGCTGTTAAGAAACCAAAAAGCGCTACACACGCCGCTTTTCATTATTTCTGTGCTGGTATCTCTGGTAGTTCTTTTTTCGGGTATTACGGCGCCAATGATCGAAATTGATGCCCGTTTTCAACATGTCGATTTTCAGCTGATAGGCGAAAGCATAACATTTAACGATCAGGTGATCTTCTTTCAAAGCAAGAGCATCCTCGAGGTCATTGGGATACTCTTTAATACCGGAAAAGTGGACTCCTACCTCGTAGGGCTGCTTATCCTTACCTTCAGCATTATTTTTCCGATTTCAAAATTACTGGCCACACAAATATATCTGGGCGGAAATGAAAAAACCAGAAAGAACAAAATCCTGCATTTTTTCGCATTTAAATCAGGGAAATGGAGCATGGCCGATGTGTATGTAATCGCTATCTTTATGGCATACATAGGCTTTCAGGGAATTTTTGATAACCAGCTTTCCAGGCTTAACATGGAAACGAATTCCCTGGTGAGCATTTCAACCAATAAAACATCTTTACAACCGGGCTTCCTCATCTTTATTGGCTTCGTCTTATTCAGTTTGATCCTTTCGACTATTCTTAAAAGAATAACAGCTTTAGAAAAAGACCCTCCGCTGGTAACAAATTGA
- a CDS encoding type ISP restriction/modification enzyme: MSLQEYLDSVNARFYEVDKPKEERIPAFNKKIVEQISQKLGLEFLAEEPGEGEVCFAESKELRPEFKTYFTPLDLLDYIYAVLHSPTYRETYKEFLKIDFPRVPYPEAQEKFWQLVKLGGELRSIHLLESKKVEDFITTYPAGGDNLVSRKMTKNSPGFEKNVSSSENISSSARLPDGQEVENAHHPESGSGSQNKEMLNQARLPDRQVQDDEKDNSKGVGNKVSSSSDVSSIEVENAHPSESGSGSQNKEMLNQARLPDRQVQHDEKDNSKRVGNDSSPNEIGNNVSSSARLPDGQEVENSEKNVTVRRETTKQSPVGKVWINDEQYFDNVPEVAWEFYIGGYQPAQKWLKDRKGRKLSFEDILHYQKIIVALTETDRIMKEIDKIEIIKEED, encoded by the coding sequence ATGTCTTTACAAGAATATTTAGATTCTGTAAATGCCCGGTTTTATGAGGTTGATAAGCCTAAAGAAGAAAGAATTCCTGCTTTCAACAAAAAGATCGTCGAGCAAATTTCTCAAAAATTAGGTCTGGAGTTTTTAGCCGAAGAACCGGGAGAAGGCGAAGTTTGTTTTGCAGAAAGCAAAGAACTGCGACCCGAGTTCAAAACATATTTTACACCGCTTGACCTGCTGGATTATATCTATGCCGTGCTCCACTCGCCCACCTACCGCGAAACCTATAAAGAATTTTTAAAGATCGATTTCCCGCGCGTTCCCTATCCCGAAGCCCAGGAGAAATTCTGGCAACTTGTAAAACTGGGCGGTGAACTGCGAAGCATTCATTTACTGGAAAGCAAGAAAGTGGAAGATTTTATCACCACTTATCCCGCCGGCGGAGACAACCTGGTATCGCGAAAAATGACCAAAAATTCACCCGGTTTCGAAAAAAATGTCAGTTCCAGTGAAAATATCAGTTCGAGCGCCCGCCTGCCGGACGGGCAGGAAGTCGAGAACGCTCATCACCCTGAATCTGGTTCAGGGTCTCAAAATAAAGAGATGCTGAATCAAGCCCGCCTGCCGGACAGGCAGGTTCAAGATGACGAAAAGGATAATTCAAAGGGAGTCGGGAACAAGGTCAGTTCGAGCTCAGATGTCAGTTCGATCGAAGTCGAGAACGCTCATCCCTCTGAATCTGGTTCAGGATCTCAAAATAAAGAGATGCTGAATCAAGCCCGCCTGCCGGACAGGCAGGTTCAGCATGACGAAAAAGATAATTCAAAGAGAGTCGGGAACGATAGCAGTCCCAATGAAATCGGGAACAATGTCAGTTCGAGCGCCCGCCTGCCGGACGGGCAGGAAGTCGAGAACAGCGAAAAAAACGTCACTGTGAGAAGAGAAACGACGAAGCAGTCTCCAGTTGGAAAAGTCTGGATCAACGACGAACAATATTTCGATAATGTTCCCGAAGTCGCCTGGGAATTTTACATCGGCGGTTACCAGCCCGCACAAAAATGGCTAAAAGACCGCAAGGGCAGAAAACTGAGCTTTGAAGATATCCTGCATTACCAGAAGATCATCGTCGCCCTCACCGAAACCGACAGAATCATGAAAGAGATCGATAAAATTGAGATTATAAAAGAAGAAGATTAG
- a CDS encoding AAA family ATPase → MPGPLEKLSTTVSKPIIGRDKELKAIEKALVLDHRLGTSLLLIEGVGGIGKTTLIKKVLENCRDPECFQLYGKFENHRENTPYSAFRQAFSSWAQQILLLPDEEYDSLKDNVTSALQTNVTAITDIFEELEVFFSRKYLLSNSSVVQPHQLKARFYYFLKKFFRSITALGYRIIIFLDDLQWCDRASYLLLEELLVSNDVKGLCFVTAARPAIEEPEQKPSDYHSLKYLKNVTFIPMKPLSRNSVKKMVPAHWNFSQQHLEEFQNYLWLESSGNPFRIKEILRIIERDRSDRIELHDPSFWESLPKLGTQQDTIAFIQKRLRDLPFHQLQVLASASCLGYSFDSVLLKKILNLPEREVTNHLRQLTGMELLIRKRNIYIFSHDTIFSAANSLLSNVEKFEFHYRTGRHLLEKMEAFKGRQFLSAVNHLNQARQLNPSKTLGRSEQILLNLHAGNIAIKNTAFETARRYFSTAEDLFSENISNIKIADHRLNEIFKEVDIDKTSIHFSIYYGHAQTSFLLQDFKGALDYVQQIMGLDCSRHQRLQATLLKMMICSALVHQNNVPHILFDAIASLEGCLSTYGIDIPADREKIIEKCSKDCLRLIEKATLLEQQVDFTRFINADIEYQDLMNLVSTSMTLMYYGDPYKSLYMVSKTLLLSLEKGFTPVTPVLFSASFFTGFLSEENRDLAHSLGKMALKMIQKEPFKRYSYMVYYVAALNFLPWDLHYKLCIEKLEEAAKQAIEAGDLHFASFCETIIRIKNNYRGKNLVQHLNDCAKLENYHVFFIRGTDHVFATYLTGEKPGFTRGHFEFSEEILTESKYNPTSRYNLLLAREKLNYIGGFLDNAISAGEECAGLEFVGKGYQIELEHFLFYSLSLLQKAYHEPNILPQVLENIAPMLGELQRLSTFKSGNYLHKVYLLEAEIAKCKGDFEQATLLYDLAIEEAEEQEFIHHAAIAAERAFEYYRDKSRNKQAKSYLKKSIKFYRDWGATAKVNQLKELYPAFYSDRTASGDAAQSVRFIETVRNILGQTTTRSEISLVELTEHLLALLLKEKAAEKAGVILCDENHWKVIAFTPNNRRIINRSIGVLQAHLPVGVINYSIKKGEKIFLKDLSRDPLFAVDAYLRKEQPENLTVFPISQSGQTVGLLYLENSPDFSEAEREEFLLLLELVSSKLASKIYYDNNDELNRELKRQEKNRIEAVIESQEKERQRIARDLHDSLGQTLALSRINLSRLHEDGLQTEQKILLEQVMQLIDEGCSDVRVISHNLMPPDLDHKNLKEILENLIEKYRQTGEIKYSFSYYGSGDDLSPAGKYTLYRVLQEIFQNIIKHASAGKVIITLTTNHQFVNLLVEDDGKGFDKNLTSFGLGLKNIYSRIKLLDGHLDIDSSINNGTVFNISIPTKV, encoded by the coding sequence ATGCCAGGTCCACTAGAAAAATTGTCCACCACGGTTTCCAAACCCATCATTGGAAGGGATAAAGAATTAAAAGCGATTGAAAAAGCCTTGGTGCTTGACCACAGGTTGGGCACTTCATTATTGCTAATCGAAGGTGTGGGCGGAATTGGCAAAACTACGTTGATCAAAAAAGTACTTGAAAATTGCCGTGATCCCGAATGCTTTCAACTCTATGGGAAGTTTGAGAACCACCGGGAGAATACTCCATATTCTGCTTTTAGACAGGCTTTTTCCTCCTGGGCACAGCAAATCCTTCTTTTGCCTGACGAGGAGTATGATTCTTTAAAAGATAATGTCACCTCTGCCCTGCAAACCAATGTCACAGCAATTACAGATATTTTTGAGGAATTAGAAGTATTCTTTAGCCGTAAGTATTTATTAAGTAATTCTTCTGTGGTCCAGCCACATCAGCTAAAGGCAAGATTCTATTATTTCCTGAAGAAATTTTTTAGAAGCATTACCGCTTTAGGTTACAGGATCATTATTTTTCTTGACGACCTGCAGTGGTGTGACAGGGCATCTTACCTCCTCCTGGAAGAGCTATTGGTCAGCAATGATGTCAAGGGGTTGTGTTTTGTCACGGCAGCGAGACCGGCCATTGAAGAACCAGAACAAAAGCCTTCTGACTACCATTCTCTGAAATATCTTAAAAATGTAACTTTTATCCCAATGAAGCCACTGTCGCGCAATTCTGTCAAAAAAATGGTGCCGGCGCATTGGAATTTTTCACAGCAGCACCTGGAAGAGTTTCAAAATTATCTATGGCTGGAAAGTAGTGGCAATCCATTTCGTATAAAAGAGATCCTCAGGATTATTGAACGGGACCGGTCAGACAGAATCGAATTACACGATCCATCATTTTGGGAAAGTCTGCCAAAATTAGGAACCCAACAAGATACCATAGCTTTTATTCAAAAACGGTTGCGTGACCTGCCGTTCCATCAATTACAGGTCCTGGCATCAGCTTCCTGTCTGGGGTATTCCTTCGACTCGGTTTTGCTGAAGAAAATTCTAAACCTCCCCGAAAGGGAGGTTACAAATCACCTTCGGCAACTTACGGGGATGGAGCTACTTATTAGGAAAAGAAACATTTATATCTTTAGCCATGACACCATTTTTTCTGCTGCTAACTCACTACTTTCAAATGTTGAAAAGTTTGAGTTTCATTACAGAACCGGCCGTCATTTACTTGAAAAAATGGAAGCCTTCAAAGGCAGGCAATTCTTAAGTGCTGTTAACCATCTCAACCAGGCCCGACAACTAAACCCTTCCAAAACATTAGGTCGAAGTGAACAGATCTTGCTGAACCTTCATGCAGGAAATATAGCTATAAAGAATACGGCCTTTGAAACAGCCCGGAGGTATTTTTCTACTGCAGAAGATCTTTTTTCAGAAAATATTTCAAATATAAAGATCGCAGATCACAGGCTTAATGAGATTTTTAAAGAAGTTGATATCGATAAAACAAGCATCCACTTCTCAATTTACTACGGCCATGCCCAAACTTCCTTCCTGCTTCAGGATTTTAAAGGCGCGCTTGATTACGTACAACAAATAATGGGTCTTGATTGCAGCCGGCATCAACGCCTGCAGGCGACTCTTCTCAAAATGATGATCTGCTCTGCCCTTGTACATCAAAATAATGTTCCACACATCCTCTTCGATGCCATTGCCAGTCTTGAAGGGTGTCTTTCAACCTACGGAATAGACATTCCTGCTGATAGAGAAAAAATTATAGAAAAATGTTCCAAAGATTGTCTCAGGCTCATTGAAAAAGCTACACTTTTAGAACAGCAGGTCGATTTTACAAGGTTCATCAACGCAGACATTGAATATCAGGATCTTATGAACCTGGTTTCTACCTCAATGACTTTAATGTATTATGGAGATCCTTACAAGTCTTTGTATATGGTGTCAAAAACATTGCTCCTTAGCCTGGAGAAGGGTTTTACTCCGGTTACGCCTGTTCTGTTTTCTGCCAGCTTTTTTACCGGTTTTTTAAGTGAAGAAAATCGGGATTTAGCTCATTCTCTCGGAAAAATGGCGCTCAAGATGATTCAAAAAGAGCCTTTTAAGAGGTACTCTTATATGGTTTATTACGTTGCAGCCTTAAATTTCCTGCCCTGGGATCTTCACTACAAACTCTGCATTGAAAAGCTGGAAGAGGCTGCTAAACAGGCTATTGAAGCAGGAGACCTTCATTTTGCCTCTTTTTGCGAGACAATCATTCGCATTAAGAATAATTACAGAGGTAAGAACCTTGTACAGCACCTTAATGATTGTGCAAAACTGGAAAATTATCATGTATTTTTCATCAGAGGCACAGATCATGTTTTTGCGACTTATCTCACCGGAGAAAAGCCTGGTTTTACCCGGGGACATTTCGAATTTTCTGAAGAAATTTTGACAGAATCAAAATATAACCCCACCAGCAGATATAATCTACTCCTGGCAAGGGAAAAATTGAACTACATCGGCGGGTTCTTAGATAATGCAATTTCAGCCGGAGAAGAATGTGCCGGGCTGGAATTTGTTGGCAAAGGATATCAAATAGAACTTGAGCATTTTTTATTCTATTCTTTAAGCCTGCTTCAGAAGGCTTATCACGAACCTAATATACTTCCGCAGGTATTGGAAAATATAGCGCCTATGCTGGGAGAACTACAGCGGCTTTCCACCTTTAAAAGCGGAAATTACCTTCACAAGGTATATCTTCTGGAAGCCGAAATTGCCAAATGTAAAGGAGATTTTGAACAGGCTACCCTGCTGTATGATCTGGCCATTGAGGAGGCTGAAGAACAGGAATTCATTCATCACGCTGCCATCGCTGCTGAAAGGGCATTTGAATACTACCGGGATAAGAGCCGAAACAAACAGGCGAAAAGCTATTTAAAGAAAAGCATCAAATTCTACAGAGACTGGGGGGCAACTGCCAAGGTCAATCAGCTTAAAGAATTGTATCCTGCCTTCTACAGCGATAGGACCGCATCAGGCGATGCTGCACAATCGGTGAGATTTATTGAAACAGTTCGAAATATTCTTGGTCAAACTACTACCCGAAGTGAAATTTCTTTGGTAGAATTAACAGAACATCTACTTGCTCTCCTGCTAAAAGAAAAAGCTGCGGAAAAGGCGGGCGTTATTCTTTGTGATGAGAACCATTGGAAAGTTATAGCCTTTACACCTAATAACAGAAGGATAATTAACAGATCTATTGGTGTATTGCAAGCGCACTTGCCTGTGGGTGTAATAAACTACAGCATTAAAAAAGGAGAAAAAATATTTTTAAAGGATCTTTCGAGAGATCCTCTTTTTGCTGTAGATGCTTACCTGCGAAAAGAACAACCTGAAAATCTCACTGTTTTTCCTATAAGCCAAAGCGGTCAGACCGTAGGTTTGCTTTACCTGGAAAACTCTCCCGATTTCTCTGAAGCTGAAAGAGAGGAGTTCCTGCTCCTTTTAGAACTTGTTTCTTCGAAACTTGCAAGCAAGATCTATTATGATAATAATGATGAGTTGAACAGAGAACTCAAGCGGCAGGAAAAAAACAGGATTGAAGCTGTGATTGAATCTCAGGAAAAGGAAAGACAGCGAATAGCCCGTGACCTTCATGACAGCCTAGGCCAAACTCTGGCTTTGAGCAGGATCAACCTGTCCCGCCTTCATGAGGACGGACTTCAAACAGAGCAGAAAATTCTATTGGAACAGGTCATGCAACTTATAGACGAAGGTTGTTCAGATGTAAGAGTTATCTCCCACAACCTTATGCCACCAGATCTTGATCACAAGAACTTGAAAGAAATACTCGAAAACCTTATTGAAAAATATAGGCAAACCGGGGAGATAAAATATAGTTTCAGTTATTATGGCTCGGGGGATGACCTCTCTCCAGCTGGCAAGTACACATTGTACCGGGTGCTCCAGGAGATCTTTCAAAACATTATTAAACATGCCTCGGCCGGTAAAGTGATCATTACTCTGACTACAAATCACCAATTTGTTAACCTGCTTGTGGAAGACGACGGGAAAGGCTTTGATAAAAATCTTACAAGCTTTGGCCTCGGGCTGAAAAATATCTACTCGCGTATCAAATTGCTGGACGGCCATTTGGATATCGACTCTTCGATCAACAATGGAACTGTCTTTAATATAAGTATTCCAACTAAGGTTTAA
- a CDS encoding response regulator transcription factor → MAKIKVILADDHQMFLDGLASLLSQLEDVEVIATANSGKEVMLKLTGLAPDLVIVDINMPVMDGLETTQKIKEKYPHIKVLGLTMENDLQLVTRMLEAGASGYILKNTGKTELELALRQVMKGEPYLSQTISNQLAQNLLRNFQQKNDLEDPLKSLTERELEILKLIALEHSNTEIADLLFISPKTVETHRKNLMRKIEVKNSLGVYKFAVKHKLLEE, encoded by the coding sequence ATGGCAAAAATCAAGGTTATTCTGGCAGACGACCATCAAATGTTCCTCGACGGACTCGCCTCCCTCCTGTCTCAATTAGAGGATGTAGAGGTGATTGCTACCGCGAACAGTGGAAAGGAAGTAATGCTTAAACTTACCGGTCTCGCTCCAGATCTTGTTATTGTGGATATTAACATGCCGGTCATGGACGGGCTCGAAACCACCCAAAAGATCAAAGAAAAATATCCGCACATAAAGGTTCTTGGCCTTACTATGGAAAATGATCTTCAACTCGTCACCCGTATGTTGGAAGCAGGAGCTTCAGGTTACATTCTAAAGAACACCGGGAAAACAGAACTTGAACTGGCGTTAAGGCAGGTTATGAAAGGAGAACCTTATCTTAGTCAAACAATTAGTAATCAACTTGCACAGAATCTTCTACGCAATTTCCAACAAAAGAACGATTTAGAAGATCCTTTAAAAAGCCTTACCGAAAGAGAATTGGAGATCCTTAAGTTAATCGCCCTCGAGCATTCCAATACAGAAATCGCCGATCTCCTTTTTATTAGTCCGAAGACCGTGGAAACACACAGGAAAAACCTCATGAGAAAAATTGAGGTTAAAAACTCATTGGGAGTCTATAAGTTTGCGGTCAAACATAAGCTCCTGGAAGAGTAG
- a CDS encoding porin, whose product MRKSLKSFLISVLLLTPFLMISQVRDSLSEPLIPTSKIELLKNINITFDMRMEFQAYTFRGGDHYYNGIQFENGYTAMGFAAKLHDRLDFHFRNRFNKGGAVQTLDQLGSNIELAYLDLDLSLKVDLLLGKMSAFFGGYEYEFSPMFVLEYNDIHNNVLAYVTGAGITFQAFEDHQFGLQVLNSRTMLYSDIYGDVVAEDIQEPDWPVAVVGNWRGSFLDGKLETNYSLSYSNQVRKRGTYFFTLGHKYQNRNLTLMYDFDYSYEQVDTKGIVTNIFGNDQIAENVTYIENWLRAEYRFSPKFKGLLTLMTSTAYGNSTTSNDHIRTSYGMIPTVYYSPFEKIDLRFFLAYIGRYYDYSNYAIDNLNASSYNKNEVRIGLIAPLLLL is encoded by the coding sequence ATGAGAAAATCATTAAAATCATTTTTGATCAGCGTTCTTCTTTTAACCCCATTTCTTATGATTTCCCAGGTAAGAGACAGCCTTTCTGAACCACTTATCCCCACTTCAAAAATCGAACTTCTGAAAAATATAAATATCACCTTTGATATGCGCATGGAATTCCAGGCATATACCTTTAGGGGCGGCGATCACTACTACAACGGAATTCAATTTGAAAACGGATATACGGCCATGGGATTTGCCGCAAAACTGCATGACCGGCTTGACTTTCATTTTAGAAACCGCTTTAACAAAGGTGGTGCCGTGCAAACACTGGATCAGCTTGGCAGCAATATAGAACTGGCATACCTCGACCTGGACCTGAGCCTAAAAGTGGACCTTTTATTGGGAAAAATGAGCGCGTTTTTCGGCGGATATGAATATGAATTCAGCCCAATGTTCGTCCTGGAATACAATGATATCCACAATAACGTGCTGGCGTATGTAACGGGAGCGGGAATTACATTTCAGGCATTTGAAGATCATCAATTTGGCCTGCAGGTATTAAATTCCCGTACCATGCTCTACTCCGATATTTACGGAGACGTGGTGGCAGAAGACATCCAGGAACCCGACTGGCCGGTCGCGGTGGTAGGAAACTGGCGCGGCAGCTTTTTAGACGGAAAGTTAGAAACAAATTACAGCCTTAGTTACTCCAACCAGGTAAGAAAAAGAGGAACTTACTTTTTCACACTGGGCCACAAGTACCAGAACCGTAATCTCACCTTGATGTATGACTTTGATTACAGCTATGAACAAGTTGATACCAAAGGGATCGTAACAAATATTTTTGGAAACGACCAGATCGCTGAGAATGTTACCTATATCGAAAACTGGTTAAGAGCAGAATACCGTTTCAGTCCGAAGTTCAAAGGCCTGCTCACCCTCATGACCAGCACCGCTTACGGAAATTCCACCACCAGCAATGACCACATTAGAACGAGCTACGGCATGATCCCAACCGTATATTACAGTCCGTTTGAAAAAATTGATCTTCGATTTTTTCTGGCTTATATCGGCCGCTATTATGATTATTCCAATTATGCCATTGACAACCTGAACGCTTCCAGTTATAACAAAAATGAAGTACGCATTGGCCTGATTGCACCTTTGCTGTTACTGTAG
- a CDS encoding type II toxin-antitoxin system PemK/MazF family toxin, translating to MELNQYDIVLVNLDPTIGSEIKKTRPCVIISPDEMNKYLRTIVIAPMTTKIKEYPTRVPVKSNEKKGMIAIGQIRTIDKQRIIKVFEHLSASEIKRCKKVLKETFVD from the coding sequence ATGGAATTAAATCAATACGATATTGTGCTTGTGAACCTGGATCCGACAATTGGCAGCGAGATCAAAAAAACAAGGCCTTGCGTGATCATTTCTCCAGATGAAATGAATAAATATTTAAGGACCATTGTTATTGCTCCTATGACAACAAAAATTAAAGAATATCCCACGCGGGTTCCTGTAAAATCTAATGAGAAAAAAGGAATGATCGCCATTGGCCAGATTCGGACAATTGATAAACAAAGAATAATCAAAGTCTTTGAACATCTTTCCGCCTCTGAAATTAAAAGATGTAAAAAAGTGCTTAAGGAAACTTTTGTTGATTGA
- a CDS encoding AbrB/MazE/SpoVT family DNA-binding domain-containing protein, giving the protein MEASIIQIGNSKGLRLSKTILEKYQIKDKVELILEKDEIILRPIDSPRKNWEEKFREMAENEDDQLLMNDVFDDENFDEWN; this is encoded by the coding sequence ATGGAAGCTTCGATTATACAAATTGGAAATTCTAAAGGACTTCGTTTGAGCAAAACAATCCTTGAAAAATATCAAATAAAAGATAAAGTGGAACTTATTTTAGAAAAAGACGAAATTATACTTCGTCCAATTGATTCGCCCCGAAAAAATTGGGAAGAAAAATTCCGGGAAATGGCCGAAAATGAAGATGACCAACTTTTAATGAATGATGTCTTTGATGATGAAAATTTCGATGAATGGAATTAA